DNA sequence from the Daphnia pulex isolate KAP4 chromosome 8, ASM2113471v1 genome:
CTGTCGACAAATGTTTAACAATCGAGAAGAAGTGATAAGAGCTATCCCTAGCAAGATATtaacgaatttttttgaacGACTTGGGAATTTAAAAACGGGTGCATCTGTCACCCGCCGTTCGGCTGGATTAGCTTATCTGGTCAGTAAGATTGTAAGCAGTCAACCAGAAAATTCTTCATCGGTAGGCGTCTTGAAGCCAATTTTTCATGTGGAAGCAAACCAGTTAACGATTTATTGTTTTACAGGACTCTTTGCTGGTTTTGGCGACTAAATGGTTGATAAATGTTGCTCAGCGTCCAGTCAATTTGAATGAAGATCAAGATGATGCTAACGATTTGCCGCAATCAGTAGCCATTCATATACTGAAATCGCTAGTTCATGATGCCTCGCTAAGTGTTGTCCTCCAGCCGGACACGATGGAGCTTATTTTCAAGTTAAGCGTCAATTCATTCTCTCACTCCCATTGGTCAGTTCGAAATGCTGCTCTTCAACTACACGGAGCTGTTATACCACGTTTGGTTGGCACGTCTAGCAAAAAAACTGGCGAACTATTTCACAAACTTCCAGGATTGGAGACTTTCTTAATTGACCAACTAGGCGAAGAAACAGACCACCATCAAATAGTTTCCCGTGGGATCCTTCCAACTCTCGGCCTGCTAAGTCGCCTTTCACCCAGCCACAGAAATGAATACAGAAATTTTCGATTCACCTTCAGTCTCATGGCTGTACTCGGTCACTCAGTTCACCAAGTCCGCCAATCGGCTGCTCAGAGCCTATTAGCATTCGTCCCGCTCTTCAAGACCAAGTGTATAACGCTGCAGCTTTGTTCAGATGCGGTGATCTTGGCGAATGAAAATGCTTCAGAAAAAACACTTCATTTGTGCGTACGCGGGTCTTCGAGTACCAACAGCCTCCATGGATGCCTACTGGCTGTATTCCAATTTATTAGTCGGTGTCGTGATATTGCGCTCAACATGGAAGACTGGGAATTGATTCGCAAAGCTGTTTCAGAATTCATACCCATCGAAAATGATCATCCCAGCTTTTACATCAGATTGTctattttaaagatttttcaaatgttaccGGGAATCATGATTGAGGAATATGAATTTCTTCGGATGTATCGAGACGAATCGGTGCGCACTTTGCACGCTCATCAACCTGGCTTCAATGAATGGTTAAAGCTTAAAACAGAGCTGCTATTTAACGAAGTTTCGATTAATTCTTTATGGGGAATACATGCCATGGCCATTCAAGACTATTTAGCCTTCTATAGTGGTaattaacaaaatttccataatttttctgatttcaatttttgttaaagCTTGTTTCTGattgtttattaattaataatttgtttctttcttttcttcctttttcaggAATGGATGTGCTGGGAACTATTCTAAAAGTACTAACAAACCGTTTTGCTCGATTTTCGAGCTCCAGTGTCATGGCAAATCATGTAAACGCTTACATGATGTACTATATCTCTCATTGGCAGACATACCCGTCTCTTTTACCGGTTTGTCTTGATTTTGTCCAAGCTCGGGGAGCTATGGCTCTGCAGGAAACCGAAACGTCACTTCAAGAGCACATCCATTTTTTCCTCGATCAGTGTATCGAAAAGAGGGAACTGGGCTCTGCTGTGGCTCTACTAGCCATCCCCACAGCGGCGGTTGTCATCAAGGAAACACTAGTGAAGAATCTAATGACCAACGGTATCGACGAAGTGATTGTACGACTAAGTCGCTGCTTATTGGATGCTTCGCAGCCTGAGGAATCACTATCTTTCCGTTGCGCAGCTGCTGCCGGTCTCAAAACGATGGGAAGGACGCTGATGGAGACGGCAAACAAAAGTTGTGAAACAGATCgcaatctttttcttctcattttgaATCTCATCCAAGACGAAGACAATAGCGTACGAGCAAATGTGGCTTTGTTTCTGACGGATCTAGTCTCTCCGTCTAATTGTAGTTCAAGAGAACACGCACGCTTAGTTCAAATGAATCCCACCCGGTGCCTTGAAGAATTTGCTCGTGACATTCGTCGTTGGTTTAGTAAAGAACATGTTATTCCAGTCGTATTTAATCTGTTAAAAAATTGCGACCGGATCGAAGACgacgaaattcattttttgtacgTTCGGGAACCCCGTAATTTTTTTCGCGACGAGATAGACTTGGTCCATTTCCTCATCAATGTCGTCGATTCTTTATCAGCGACTGGGAATGATTCCAAGCCTTTCCTGTTCGATTTTGACATGCAAGAAATTATAACAGAAGCGGGTCAGTGTCTTGATAATACCCTGTCTGATCTGTCGTTTAATGAAGATGCGAAGAAATGGCTTTTTACTCAATCAGCAAGATGTTATTCTGTTCTAATTCGACTCTGTGCCCGCTTAACTATTATAAGTTTATGCTGTCCAAAGTGGAAGACGGACCAACATTTTCTCGAGCTCAAAAGTACTATTGAACTGTTGACTCAttgtgtttaaatatttttgtttgtttgttggcgatttcagttgttttgttttttcattgtgTTACAAATTTTGGGGTAATATCGCTAGCTGAAAAACGGAATTGAATTATTACATCTGCTACGAACAGGTCGTatctaaaactttttgaaatctgAGCAATAGATTATATGAAAGTGTTGTTTTGTCTATTATgtagtaaaataaaacgcaATTGTCATAATCTGACACTATGACTatgatttcaattcaataagGATTTTATAATGATCTGTTACAGGTCTATATAGTGCGTGGATatatattcaaaaaatcacaaaaaactCAACACAACTTACAGTTGGTGGTCAGTGGCacatatttattattttttattctcatcTTCCATTATAAAAACGTATAATTACCGTTTTTATtcaatgaaaaacaagttcTCATGGTGTAGTTGGTTATCACATCAGTCTAACACACTGAAGGTCTCCAGTTCGAACCTGGATGAGAACAAACCTTTTATTGTCATTTGTCTAGATCTTtagaaaagttcaaattttacgTTATTGAGAACatccaaaattaaaaacaaacttgtgtTTCCGTTTAAATTcgtaaaatagaaaactagCTTTTTGTGCAGTTCAGCGACTTCAGCCGTTTCGAAATGTTGCAACTTTTCCCTGTGACATTTTCCTAGTACGACATGACAACGCTGACAACGTTAGAGAAACGCAAtactttttattcgtttttgtcATCCGCCATTTGTGAGATTGGAAACGCTCGTCCACCAACGACCTCGCTTCTAGAAACTTTCTTCGATTGAAATTTCGTCTCGTCTCTACGTATTCGTAGTAAAAATTATTCGTCGAATGTGGTAAGGTTTTAGAAATCCAGGATTCTGGCTGTAAAATGGCGGACGAAGCACAAAACACCCCTCAACAGGATGTCATCGCAGAAGAGTACATGTCCTCCTTGGCTGATTTGACGGTGAATAGCAAGCCCCTCATCAATATGTTGACCATGCTGGCCGAGGAGAATGTTGAGTCCGCCCCAACAATCGTCAAAGTTATTGAAAAACATCTATCACAGGTTTTACATTTATCTTTTAAGTTCTTTTTACCAATAAATTTTGATCTTCGTGGTGATAAAGGTCTGTTTGTATTTGTTGATACATCAACAAGTCTCTTGAAATCCTTTTGTAGTGGTGGTGAATACATGGTCCAAATGTTATGGGTCAAGATAGAAAGtagagtaaacaaaaaataataatgtttgaTTTCTaggttgaaaagaaaaaaatcttgtttctCATTCGAGTGTCACTATTTCCCCCCAAAACTTGATCACATTTCAAACCATTCTTCTGGGTGAAGTGAATTGCCTTGTGGTtgctaaagaaaacaaaaaaaaagaacaaatacaGTTTTGTTGTGTTCGTCCCAGTCTGAGCAAAGTGTGCATATGCCAAGACATGACATTTGAGCTTTGGTTTCCATAGAAGCATCCagattgttgctgttggaaTACCATTATGTTCTTGTCATCGTCAGTGAAAAATGCTTCACTGCACTTTTGATGCTTAAAGTGGAGGTTATCACGGATATGTTGCACTCCTCTGGGTCTCACATGTTAAACCCTTGAATGGAAAACTTATGTCAATTGAAACGGTCCCCCACAATTAGGTGAAGCCGGAGATGAAGTTGCCTGTGCTCTACTTGGTGGATTCTATAGTGAAGAATTATGGCCGCGCTTACACACAGCTCTTCACGCAGAACATCGTGTCTTCTTTTTGCAGTGTCTTTGAAAAGGTATTATTTTTTGCCAGCAATGGAaaagcaaacaacaaaaaaacgtcaCACACACTTTAAGCAGTTTTAGGCATACGAATCCACACGTTAAATTGTTGACATTTATTTAATCCCTTTttcccaaaattgaaaataaatggagTGCATTTCCCTCCAATCCTCACAATGTTTTATGGGCTCTTGTATGCTTTTGTTTAATAATctcattaaatgtttttaagcTTAACGCAGCTATTTGGAACGGGCCGTCGTCTACTGCAACATCGAAGTTCTGAAGTTGACAAAAGCAATTAATTTGTTAAATTCAAGCGTGAtgcattttctaaaaaaaaaagttgcatttGAGTACAAAGTCAAAGTGTTCTGTTATTTGTCTGTGTCTGATTGTATTTTCCATGACACCATTTCAACACAATGGGAGCTTAGGTTTGGGGATCCTTTGATGACAACTTTTCCGACTGTCTTTGAAATACAATCCGGCCGAGGGAAGTTGTCTTAggggaaagaaatttaaacGAGCGTtgtaaaatagaaaaccaaGCCATGAAAAAGTAGCGCGAAACCAATGTCACTTCGTTTAGGTGGAAGAATCTACGCGTGCATCGATGTTTAAACTGCGCCAGACGTGGTCGGACGTGTTCCCACCTAAAAAACTTTATGCCTTGGACGTCCGAGTCAAATCAATAGATCCTGCGTGGCCCGTCACTGCACCGCTGCCCACAAGTATCCATCTAAATCCAGCGTTCTTACCGAAGGTATGTGTAATTTATTTTCGATAGTCTTGTTCCTTTAAAGCAAATATTTGTTGGGTATTTTATATCCCGATGCGGCTCCTCTTAGTAGCGCAACGTGTAGAAAAAACCAAtcaatttataattttgttatATTGTAATGATTCCATGgcatgttttaatttttcgttgaTCGTTCAGGAGGAACGCGTGGGATATAAACCCAATTCAACTAAAAAGGTAATCAGTGTTTGAAATAGTGAAAATTAATCAAGTTGATCAACTAAATGTGTATCTATCGTTGTCTGTAGTCCGGTTCAAGCAATGTTTCAAAGCCCGCCAAGCCAGCGGCTAAGGTAGTACAACCAGTAGTCACACCACCTGTGCCTGCTAGTGACCTTTGCGAAACGGAAATGCGCGAAAGTCTcctcaaaaaacaaaaggaactGCTTGAACTCCAGCAAAAGAAACTAGAAATTGAGTTGCTGCAAACGAAAGCTAGACTACAGCAACAACAGGTAACTTGAGTCGACCGAAATTCTTTCTAGTGTAGAAACtaaacaaactttttcttttttctagatACAACTCATTCAAACGGTTAACCAGACACCACCGGATGTAGTTACAGGACTCCCCATTCCAGAAGAGACTTCAGCATTCTTTGCTCCGAGTCCGTTAGCTGAAACTATCCTGCCGCTTGCGCCGTCATCCGAAGTTTTCTCTGTCCCAGAACCGATGGAATTGGCCATGACGCCTCCCGATTTGAATATGGAAGAGCTAATTATTACTCAAATCCCTCAACCCCCACCCATCAGCCATTCGATGGGATTGAACAATCGTTCCAGCCGATCCCCAGAAAAGAAAGCTGAggccaaaaaggagaaaaaggacAGAGACAAGGATCGAGATAAGGAGCCTGGACGAAAAAAATCCCGAAAAGATTCCGGTCCGGACGATGGTCGACCCAAATCCAAGGATTCAGTTCGCGCTCGTAAAGGCAaggaacaacaacatccagaGACTGTGGTCGTGTTAGATGCAGATCCTGTCAAGGGTACGTCTGGTGAAGACGAGGTGGTTGTGGTTGGCGGACGTGTTGCTCCGCAATTAAGAAATCATCCCAGCTTAAGAGATGCCGCCAAAGCCATGCCTCGGATCCCTAAAATCAGCCAACGCCACCCGTCCTCGACAGGGACAGGCCCGTCAGCCCCACAAAGCCGCGACCCACGACTTATGATGCTCAAAGCGAGTCAGGGTGAGTCAGCCAATCTcagctctttcttttttctctctctctgctttcCAGGTGCCGGAAACACACATATTCTAACTTCTAAGGATGAGCACAAAGGTCTTGAAAGTGTTGGTGGTGGTAAAATCGGTAATGCACTTCCGTCTGAGGACGATATCCAACTCGTGGCTGCCTTCCGAAACGTTCGGAATAACATCGGCCGCCCACGCCACAGTCACAACAAACGCCCCCCTTCACCTGGAATCCAAGGTTGATTTAATATTCCGCGGACATCCTTACTAATACTTCTCCCTCCTTTGTTAGCATTATTAACTGCACTGTTTTCGTAGTTAACTGTATTTCATGGGGAAATAAGGTGATGCCGCCTGAATGacgatttttttatgatttgtgtgtcgtttttatttgcagCTGAAAGACGTAAGATGGATGTCATGAAGAAGGAAAGTGTCGTCGaacccaaaaagagaagaacaaaCCGTTTTGACGAGTAAGTGTGCATCGCTTttgtgaaagaaaatggaatttcattgattttcccatttcagttTGTTTGGCAACGAAGACATTGACCTGAGGAAAGTGCCTGCTGCTCCAGTTGTTCCTGCAGCTCCTGGTGTCGTCATTCCACCTCCTTTATCCAGCCGAGAAAGTCCACCTCGAGGAGCTTGGCCCAAGCGAGGCCTTGCTGTTCAACGTGGTCGAGCAGGATGGTCTGGTCGAGGAGGACGTGGTGGACGTGCTGGTCCTCGAGAGGACGAAGATAGGGAGCAAGATGGCAGCGGGTCACCTCGCAACATGGACTTCATTTTGGAACAAGCCAAAGAGAATCATCGCAACGGTGTTATCAACGATGGTGAATATAGTACAATTATTCGCCAAGTGTTCCAAATGTCGGAGACAAAGATGATTCGGGAAGTTCAGCGCCGTGAATCGTTTCCTGGCCCTCCAGGCCCACCAGGTCCACCAGGTCCGCATCCACACCCTAGCATGGAACATGACTTTCGTTTCCAGGGCAGAGACATGCCACCAGGAGGTCCCGGTCCTTATGGCCTTGAACCTTTTGGTCCTGAACAAGACAGAGGATGGAACGATCCGCGTCGTGCAGGTGGATATCCATGCGGACCATATCCGCCAGGCCCACCTGGCCCAGGTCGTATGCAACGTTTTGATATGATCCAGCCACCTCGTGGAAACCTCGGCCCACCTGGTATGGGCGGACCTCCAGTCAGCTCCGCTTTTGAGGTAAAGCATCTTACTTTTATTAATTGCTGTGACTTGTTGTAtgctaatttaattttaaatgaaggtTCGACCAGACGAAGATATGAAAAACATCCCAATTGATAATGTTCCTCGAGAAATTCGATTTTATGGGGACAAAGCTATCATTTTAATGGCCTCTGATGACCCACGTCTTCTGGGCTTCCAGACTTGTGTTCGACGCGTCGTATTTGACAACATATTACCTGTGGATTGTACGGTCGGCAATGATTACATGGATTTCCACTTTGATGGACAGCTTCACAAGATTAAAATCGGAGCTCCTACCAGAGAGCTTTACATTGATGGAAATTGGTAATGATAGCCAttgaacaaaaattataaCTGTCACTAAATTTGGTATTCGTGTATTCTTTCAGGTACGAATGCATGTTCGGGGGTCCGCCAATTACGGTTAACCTGAGCGGTAGACCCGTGCAAGCGATGTTGGAAGGTCCACCGCCTACAGTAAAAATCGGTACTGAACGTCGATTGGACCTGTTGGCTGGGCGTGTGACGATGATAATCGATGCTCACAGTGTTATCCCTGTTTACTTGGATCTCAAATCACAACACTTTGAAATGGATGCGAAACGTTTCACTTTGCAATTCAAAGACGCACTGCGAACGGCCGTAATTGACGGAAATCCATACAGTGTTGATTTTGGTGGACTGCCAATGGCTATTCATCTTGATGGCCGGAAGCACTTTGTTCGTTTTTCGTCTCTACCACGAGGTGTCGAGCCCGGTCGTGTTTTACAGCCTTTGACACAAAGTGAAGAAAACCGCAGGgttcttgaagaagaaaagagtgcTAGTCAAACTCCTCCCCTCGGCACAGTCAATATTGGCGAACTCTTGTCCAAGTTGGT
Encoded proteins:
- the LOC124201119 gene encoding uncharacterized protein LOC124201119 isoform X4, yielding MADEAQNTPQQDVIAEEYMSSLADLTVNSKPLINMLTMLAEENVESAPTIVKVIEKHLSQVKPEMKLPVLYLVDSIVKNYGRAYTQLFTQNIVSSFCSVFEKVEESTRASMFKLRQTWSDVFPPKKLYALDVRVKSIDPAWPVTAPLPTSIHLNPAFLPKEERVGYKPNSTKKSGSSNVSKPAKPAAKVVQPVVTPPVPASDLCETEMRESLLKKQKELLELQQKKLEIELLQTKARLQQQQIQLIQTVNQTPPDVVTGLPIPEETSAFFAPSPLAETILPLAPSSEVFSVPEPMELAMTPPDLNMEELIITQIPQPPPISHSMGLNNRSSRSPEKKAEAKKEKKDRDKDRDKEPGRKKSRKDSGPDDGRPKSKDSVRARKGKEQQHPETVVVLDADPVKGTSGEDEVVVVGGRVAPQLRNHPSLRDAAKAMPRIPKISQRHPSSTGTGPSAPQSRDPRLMMLKASQAERRKMDVMKKESVVEPKKRRTNRFDDLFGNEDIDLRKVPAAPVVPAAPGVVIPPPLSSRESPPRGAWPKRGLAVQRGRAGWSGRGGRGGRAGPREDEDREQDGSGSPRNMDFILEQAKENHRNGVINDGEYSTIIRQVFQMSETKMIREVQRRESFPGPPGPPGPPGPHPHPSMEHDFRFQGRDMPPGGPGPYGLEPFGPEQDRGWNDPRRAGGYPCGPYPPGPPGPGRMQRFDMIQPPRGNLGPPGMGGPPVSSAFEVRPDEDMKNIPIDNVPREIRFYGDKAIILMASDDPRLLGFQTCVRRVVFDNILPVDCTVGNDYMDFHFDGQLHKIKIGAPTRELYIDGNWYECMFGGPPITVNLSGRPVQAMLEGPPPTVKIGTERRLDLLAGRVTMIIDAHSVIPVYLDLKSQHFEMDAKRFTLQFKDALRTAVIDGNPYSVDFGGLPMAIHLDGRKHFVRFSSLPRGVEPGRVLQPLTQSEENRRVLEEEKSASQTPPLGTVNIGELLSKLVATGLLPGSVPEAVKPAPIKEEIKKEETMRVVNLGDSESMKVRPNVAVSMLYSGMQCGSCGLRFPADQTVRYSTHLDWHFRQNRREKGASKRPQSRKWYCSVSDWIQFEETEGSEEKRLNWFEAQAKEKSEKDGERNGEDLTPEESTSVAVGTAPEENKCFVCHEELDEFFHEESEEWHLKDAVRVEGITFHRLCYRDHLSNVETGAYSPSDAMDEYKSATEEEKSGNEEDKSASDNDDKQISCDEEEAIAETSDIKKEEIQNELVDMQESVPSESVKIPLVIKTEKLEIEPMEELLAQDESLLPVVKSEPVDTETFEDVTCAPVIQTELAVETSLPTSVKMESIEVVESDYLHDTTIQEGGLTPYQHSETDFTNVCNEEIDKTEEEVQDAAILLDSLDVMNDNANLIVGVEKVNDDSDQLEGLDEVLSSVQESIETTELAEALEETNSPAPDLAPRTDEEVESRDQLINGETATILDPLISISQTPTVNSSLDGNVEMTNKQPAPAPQAGIKIKINLFNKASSTISSTAQQVTPQISSQPDAGLTSCPANVPDNSSKLLIPTSDENSLTYKPRLAGRKLTVLPLMTKGVETSGLCSIM
- the LOC124201119 gene encoding uncharacterized protein LOC124201119 isoform X9, with translation MADEAQNTPQQDVIAEEYMSSLADLTVNSKPLINMLTMLAEENVESAPTIVKVIEKHLSQVKPEMKLPVLYLVDSIVKNYGRAYTQLFTQNIVSSFCSVFEKVEESTRASMFKLRQTWSDVFPPKKLYALDVRVKSIDPAWPVTAPLPTSIHLNPAFLPKSGSSNVSKPAKPAAKVVQPVVTPPVPASDLCETEMRESLLKKQKELLELQQKKLEIELLQTKARLQQQQIQLIQTVNQTPPDVVTGLPIPEETSAFFAPSPLAETILPLAPSSEVFSVPEPMELAMTPPDLNMEELIITQIPQPPPISHSMGLNNRSSRSPEKKAEAKKEKKDRDKDRDKEPGRKKSRKDSGPDDGRPKSKDSVRARKGAGNTHILTSKDEHKGLESVGGGKIGNALPSEDDIQLVAAFRNVRNNIGRPRHSHNKRPPSPGIQAERRKMDVMKKESVVEPKKRRTNRFDDLFGNEDIDLRKVPAAPVVPAAPGVVIPPPLSSRESPPRGAWPKRGLAVQRGRAGWSGRGGRGGRAGPREDEDREQDGSGSPRNMDFILEQAKENHRNGVINDGEYSTIIRQVFQMSETKMIREVQRRESFPGPPGPPGPPGPHPHPSMEHDFRFQGRDMPPGGPGPYGLEPFGPEQDRGWNDPRRAGGYPCGPYPPGPPGPGRMQRFDMIQPPRGNLGPPGMGGPPVSSAFEVRPDEDMKNIPIDNVPREIRFYGDKAIILMASDDPRLLGFQTCVRRVVFDNILPVDCTVGNDYMDFHFDGQLHKIKIGAPTRELYIDGNWYECMFGGPPITVNLSGRPVQAMLEGPPPTVKIGTERRLDLLAGRVTMIIDAHSVIPVYLDLKSQHFEMDAKRFTLQFKDALRTAVIDGNPYSVDFGGLPMAIHLDGRKHFVRFSSLPRGVEPGRVLQPLTQSEENRRVLEEEKSASQTPPLGTVNIGELLSKLVATGLLPGSVPEAVKPAPIKEEIKKEETMRVVNLGDSESMKVRPNVAVSMLYSGMQCGSCGLRFPADQTVRYSTHLDWHFRQNRREKGASKRPQSRKWYCSVSDWIQFEETEGSEEKRLNWFEAQAKEKSEKDGERNGEDLTPREESTSVAVGTAPEENKCFVCHEELDEFFHEESEEWHLKDAVRVEGITFHRLCYRDHLSNVETGAYSPSDAMDEYKSATEEEKSGNEEDKSASDNDDKQISCDEEEAIAETSDIKKEEIQNELVDMQESVPSESVKIPLVIKTEKLEIEPMEELLAQDESLLPVVKSEPVDTETFEDVTCAPVIQTELAVETSLPTSVKMESIEVVESDYLHDTTIQEGGLTPYQHSETDFTNVCNEEIDKTEEEVQDAAILLDSLDVMNDNANLIVGVEKVNDDSDQLEGLDEVLSSVQESIETTELAEALEETNSPAPDLAPRTDEEVESRDQLINGETATILDPLISISQTPTVNSSLDGNVEMTNKQPAPAPQAGIKIKINLFNKASSTISSTAQQVTPQISSQPDAGLTSCPANVPDNSSKLLIPTSDENSLTYKPRLAGRKLTVLPLMTKGVETSGLCSIM
- the LOC124201119 gene encoding uncharacterized protein LOC124201119 isoform X7 — protein: MADEAQNTPQQDVIAEEYMSSLADLTVNSKPLINMLTMLAEENVESAPTIVKVIEKHLSQVKPEMKLPVLYLVDSIVKNYGRAYTQLFTQNIVSSFCSVFEKVEESTRASMFKLRQTWSDVFPPKKLYALDVRVKSIDPAWPVTAPLPTSIHLNPAFLPKEERVGYKPNSTKKSGSSNVSKPAKPAAKVVQPVVTPPVPASDLCETEMRESLLKKQKELLELQQKKLEIELLQTKARLQQQQIQLIQTVNQTPPDVVTGLPIPEETSAFFAPSPLAETILPLAPSSEVFSVPEPMELAMTPPDLNMEELIITQIPQPPPISHSMGLNNRSSRSPEKKAEAKKEKKDRDKDRDKEPGRKKSRKDSGPDDGRPKSKDSVRARKGAGNTHILTSKDEHKGLESVGGGKIGNALPSEDDIQLVAAFRNVRNNIGRPRHSHNKRPPSPGIQAERRKMDVMKKESVVEPKKRRTNRFDDLFGNEDIDLRKVPAAPVVPAAPGVVIPPPLSSRESPPRGAWPKRGLAVQRGRAGWSGRGGRGGRAGPREDEDREQDGSGSPRNMDFILEQAKENHRNGVINDGEYSTIIRQVFQMSETKMIREVQRRESFPGPPGPPGPPGPHPHPSMEHDFRFQGRDMPPGGPGPYGLEPFGPEQDRGWNDPRRAGGYPCGPYPPGPPGPGRMQRFDMIQPPRGNLGPPGMGGPPVSSAFEVRPDEDMKNIPIDNVPREIRFYGDKAIILMASDDPRLLGFQTCVRRVVFDNILPVDCTVGNDYMDFHFDGQLHKIKIGAPTRELYIDGNWYECMFGGPPITVNLSGRPVQAMLEGPPPTVKIGTERRLDLLAGRVTMIIDAHSVIPVYLDLKSQHFEMDAKRFTLQFKDALRTAVIDGNPYSVDFGGLPMAIHLDGRKHFVRFSSLPRGVEPGRVLQPLTQSEENRRVLEEEKSASQTPPLGTVNIGELLSKLVATGLLPGSVPEAVKPAPIKEEIKKEETMRVVNLGDSESMKVRPNVAVSMLYSGMQCGSCGLRFPADQTVRYSTHLDWHFRQNRREKGASKRPQSRKWYCSVSDWIQFEETEGSEEKRLNWFEAQAKEKSEKDGERNGEDLTPREESTSVAVGTAPEENKCFVCHEELDEFFHEESEEWHLKDAVRVEGITFHRLCYRDHLSNVETGAYSPSDAMDEYKSATEEEKSGNEEDKSASDNDDKQISCDEEEAIAETSDIKKEEIQNELVDMQESVPSESVKIPLVIKTEKLEIEPMEELLAQDESLLPVVKSEPVDTETFEDVTCAPVIQTELAVETSLPTSVKMESIEVVESDYLHDTTIQEGGLTPYQHSETDFTNVCNEEIDKTEEEVQDAAILLDSLDVMNDNANLIVGVEKVNDDSDQLEGLDEVLSSVQESIETTELAEALEETNSPAPDLAPRTDEEVESRDQLINGETATILDPLISISQTPTVNSSLDGNVEMTNKQPAPAPQAGIKIKINLFNKASSTISSTAQQVTPQISSQPDAGLTSCPANVPDNSSKLLIPTSDENSLTYKPRLAGRKLTVLPLMTKGVETSGLCSIM
- the LOC124201119 gene encoding uncharacterized protein LOC124201119 isoform X5, whose translation is MADEAQNTPQQDVIAEEYMSSLADLTVNSKPLINMLTMLAEENVESAPTIVKVIEKHLSQVKPEMKLPVLYLVDSIVKNYGRAYTQLFTQNIVSSFCSVFEKVEESTRASMFKLRQTWSDVFPPKKLYALDVRVKSIDPAWPVTAPLPTSIHLNPAFLPKSGSSNVSKPAKPAAKVVQPVVTPPVPASDLCETEMRESLLKKQKELLELQQKKLEIELLQTKARLQQQQIQLIQTVNQTPPDVVTGLPIPEETSAFFAPSPLAETILPLAPSSEVFSVPEPMELAMTPPDLNMEELIITQIPQPPPISHSMGLNNRSSRSPEKKAEAKKEKKDRDKDRDKEPGRKKSRKDSGPDDGRPKSKDSVRARKGKEQQHPETVVVLDADPVKGTSGEDEVVVVGGRVAPQLRNHPSLRDAAKAMPRIPKISQRHPSSTGTGPSAPQSRDPRLMMLKASQAERRKMDVMKKESVVEPKKRRTNRFDDLFGNEDIDLRKVPAAPVVPAAPGVVIPPPLSSRESPPRGAWPKRGLAVQRGRAGWSGRGGRGGRAGPREDEDREQDGSGSPRNMDFILEQAKENHRNGVINDGEYSTIIRQVFQMSETKMIREVQRRESFPGPPGPPGPPGPHPHPSMEHDFRFQGRDMPPGGPGPYGLEPFGPEQDRGWNDPRRAGGYPCGPYPPGPPGPGRMQRFDMIQPPRGNLGPPGMGGPPVSSAFEVRPDEDMKNIPIDNVPREIRFYGDKAIILMASDDPRLLGFQTCVRRVVFDNILPVDCTVGNDYMDFHFDGQLHKIKIGAPTRELYIDGNWYECMFGGPPITVNLSGRPVQAMLEGPPPTVKIGTERRLDLLAGRVTMIIDAHSVIPVYLDLKSQHFEMDAKRFTLQFKDALRTAVIDGNPYSVDFGGLPMAIHLDGRKHFVRFSSLPRGVEPGRVLQPLTQSEENRRVLEEEKSASQTPPLGTVNIGELLSKLVATGLLPGSVPEAVKPAPIKEEIKKEETMRVVNLGDSESMKVRPNVAVSMLYSGMQCGSCGLRFPADQTVRYSTHLDWHFRQNRREKGASKRPQSRKWYCSVSDWIQFEETEGSEEKRLNWFEAQAKEKSEKDGERNGEDLTPREESTSVAVGTAPEENKCFVCHEELDEFFHEESEEWHLKDAVRVEGITFHRLCYRDHLSNVETGAYSPSDAMDEYKSATEEEKSGNEEDKSASDNDDKQISCDEEEAIAETSDIKKEEIQNELVDMQESVPSESVKIPLVIKTEKLEIEPMEELLAQDESLLPVVKSEPVDTETFEDVTCAPVIQTELAVETSLPTSVKMESIEVVESDYLHDTTIQEGGLTPYQHSETDFTNVCNEEIDKTEEEVQDAAILLDSLDVMNDNANLIVGVEKVNDDSDQLEGLDEVLSSVQESIETTELAEALEETNSPAPDLAPRTDEEVESRDQLINGETATILDPLISISQTPTVNSSLDGNVEMTNKQPAPAPQAGIKIKINLFNKASSTISSTAQQVTPQISSQPDAGLTSCPANVPDNSSKLLIPTSDENSLTYKPRLAGRKLTVLPLMTKGVETSGLCSIM